A window of Acinonyx jubatus isolate Ajub_Pintada_27869175 chromosome E4, VMU_Ajub_asm_v1.0, whole genome shotgun sequence contains these coding sequences:
- the YOD1 gene encoding ubiquitin thioesterase OTU1 isoform X4, which produces MFGPAKGGHFGVHPAAGCPGGVCQPAAGTKAGPTGVWPAGSRTDTMWRLRCKAKDGTHVLQGLSSRTRVRELQGQIAAITGIAPGCQRILVGYPPECLDLSNEDTILGDLPIQSGDMLIVEEDQTRPKTSPAFTKHGAPSYVRETLPVLSRTVVPADNSCLFTSVYYVVEGGVLNPACAPEMRRLIAQIVASDPDFYSEAILGKTNQEYCDWIKRDDTWGGAIEISILSKFYQCEICVVDTQTVRIDRFGEDAGYTKRVLLIYDGIHYDPLQRVFPDPDTPPLTIFSSNDDIVLVQALELADEARRKRQFTDVNRFTLRCMVCQKGLVGQAEARDHAKETGHTNFGEV; this is translated from the exons ATGTTTGGCCCTGCAAAGGGTGGCCATTTTGGAGTCCACCCGGCGGCTGGTTGCCCCGGCGGCGTTTGCCAACCCGCTGCCGGGACCAAAGCTGGCCCCACGGGTGTCTGGCCTGCGGGCAGCCGGACCGACACGATGTGGCGGCTCCGCTGCAAGGCCAAGGACGGCACCCATGTTTTGCAGGGGTTGTCCAGCCGGACCCGAGTGCGGGAACTCCAGGGCCAAATTGCCGCCATCACCGGCATCGCCCCCGGCTGTCAGCGAATCCTCGTAGGATACCCGCCCGAATGCCTGGATCTCAGCAACGAGGATACCATTCTTGGGGATTTGCCCATCCAGTCAG gcGACATGCTGATCGTTGAAGAAGACCAAACCAGGCCCAAAACTTCACCTGCATTTACAAAACATGGTGCTCCTAGTTATGTCAGGGAAACTTTGCCCGTGCTTAGCAGAACTGTGGTCCCAGCAGACAACTCTTGCCTCTTTACCAGTGTATACTATGTTGTAGAAGGAGGAGTCTTGAATCCAGCTTGCGCCCCAGAGATGAGACGCCTCATAGCACAAATTGTAGCAAGTGATCCAGACTTCTATAGTGAGGCAATactgggaaaaacaaatcaagagtACTGTGACTGGATCAAAAGGGATGACACTTGGGGAGGAGCTATTGAGATATCAATTTTGTCCAAATTTTACCAGTGCGAAATCTGTGTGGTGGATACACAGACAGTAAGAATTGATCGTTTTGGAGAAGATGCAGGATATACCAAAAGGGTCCTGCTTATTTACGATGGCATCCACTATGACCCGCTTCAGCGTGTCTTCCCTGACCCAGACACCCCGCCTCTGACCATTTTCTCCTCTAACGATGATATTGTTCTTGTACAAGCACTGGAATTAGCAGACGAAGCTAGAAGAAAGAGACAGTTCACTGACGTAAACCGCTTCACCCTGAGATGCATGGTGTGTCAGAAGGGATTAGTCGGACAAGCAGAAGCAAGGGACCACGCCAAGGAGACAGGCCATACCAACTTTGGAGAAGTGTGA